GGGAGAAGCCGGTCAGCGTCGACAGGGCGAGGGCGGGCCCGTAGACCAGGACCCCGGCCCGCAGCACCACCTGCAACTGGAACAGCACGCTGGCGAGCACACGGACCCGCCGGTCGAAGCGCTCCTCGAGGAACTCGTAGGCCGTGGTCAGCGCGCGCCCGCGCAGGGCCGGGACGAAGACGGTGACGACCACGAGGATCGCCAGCAGGTCGCCCAGCTGCAGCTGCAACCACAACAGTCCGAACGAGATCGCCTCGCCGGGTCCTCCCAGCAACGAGGTCGCGCTGAACGCGGTCGCCAGGATCGACACCCCGACCAGGGGCCAGGGCAGCCGCCGACCGCCGAGGAAGAAGTCGGTCTGGTCGGACTGGCGTCTCTGGGCCCACCAGCCGAGGCCCAGGACCACGGCCACGTAGCCCAGGAGGACGGTGGCATCGGCGGGATGCAGACTCTGCACGTTGCGTCTTTCTTCCCGGCGCGAATGGGTCTAGTGTGACGGACCCCGCAATCGCGGCGCCCCCGGGTCTCGCCGCAGCACGACGATGAATGAGGAGGAAACATGACCGTCCGCGTGGGGATCATGGGATTCGGTCGGATCGGCCGCAACATCTTCCGGATCCTGCACTCCCGTGAAGACATCGAAGTCGTCGCCATCTGCGACATCGCCGACCCCAAGGGTCTGGAATACCTCCTGAAGTTCGACACCGTCCACGGCCGGTTCCGCGAGCCGGTGCGGGTGGAGGGCCAGGCCATGTACGCCAAGGGCCGGCAGATCAAGATGATCACCGCTCGTGAGCCCGGCGAGGTCGACTGGTCCTCGCTCGGCGTCGACGTGGTCGTCGAGTCCACCGGCAAGTACCGCACCCGCGAGATGCTCCAGCGGCACCTCGACAAGGGTGCCCGGCACGTGATCCTGACCGTGCCTCCGCAGAAGGGTGAGCAACTCGACGCCCTGGTCGTCTCGGGCGTCAACGACCATGTGATCAAGTCCGGGGTGCGGATGATCAGCGCCGCCTCGTGCACCATCAACGCCCTGGCGCCGGTCATGCAGATCCTCGACGGCAACTTCGGGATCGACCACGCCTTCGTCACCAGCGTCCACGCCTACACCAACGACCAGCGTCTGGCCGACGTGCCGGGCAAGGACCTGCGTCGGAGTCGGGCCGCGGCCGAGAACATCATTCCCACCGACACCTACTCGCCCGTGGCGATCGGGTCGATCGTGCCCGCGCTCGAGAGCAAGCTCACGGGGATCGCCCTCAACGTCCCCGTGCCCGACGGCAGCTGCCTGGACCTCACCTGCCGCATGGAGCGATCGGTCACCCGTGAAGAGGTGAACGAGGTGTTGCGCAGCGCGGCGCTGACCCGCTACCAGTCGATCCTCGAGTACAGCGAGGACCCCCTGGTGAGCAGCGACGTGATCGGCAACTCGCACTCGGGGATCATCGACGGCCTGGCCACCATGGTCATGGACGGCGACCTCGTGAAGAACATCATCTGGTACGACAACGGATGGGGCTACGCGACGCGCGTGGTCGAGCTCATGATCCGCCTGCGCGACCTGACCGAAGCGCACACCACGGCCAATTAGCGGGGGAGGTCCGAAACAATGCTGAACGTCGGAATCAACGGCTTCGGCCGCATCGGCCGGAGTGTCTACCGAATCCTGAGCCAGCGCGACGACATGAACGTCGTCGTGATCAACGACATCGCCCCCAACGAGAGCCTGGCCTACCTGTTCAAGTACGACACGGTCATGGGCACCTACCCGGGCGACGTGCACATCGAGGGTGACGAACTGCACGCTGGCCACCAGAAGACCCAGATGACCGAGATCCGCGACCCGGCCGAGCTGCCGTGGAAGGAGAAGGGTGTCGACGTGGTCGTCGAGTCCACCGGGATCTTCCGCGACCGCGCCGGGATCGAGAAGCACCTGCGGGCGGGCGCGGGCAAGGTCGTCCTGACCGTGCCGGCCAAGGACGAGATCGACGCGACGGTGGTCCTGGGCGTCAACGACGACGACCTGAAAGCCGAGCACCGGATCATCAGCAACGCCTCGTGCACCACCAACTGCCTCGCTCCGGTCGCGAAGGTGCTCCAGGACAACTGGGGAATCGTCAAGGGCATGATGACCACGGTCCACGCCTACACGAACGACCAGCGTCTGGCCGACGTGCCGCACAAGGATCTGCGGAGGAGTCGTGCCGCCGCCGAGAACATCATTCCGACCACCACCGGTGCGGCCAAGGCGGTGGGCAAGGTCCTGCCCGCCCTGCAGGGCAAGCTCGACGGCATGGCCATGCGCGTGCCGGTGCCCGACGGTTCGGTGGTGGACCTCATCGTCGTCCTCGAGAAGAATCCGACCGTGGACGCGATCAACGACGCCATGCGGGCGGCGGCCGAGGGCCCGATGGCAGCGATCCTGCAATACAACACGGAAGCCGTGGTCAGCAGCGACATCATCGGCAACAGCCACTCGAGCATCTTCGACGCCATGAGCACCCAGGTGAGCGGGCACAACATGGCGCGGGTGCTGAGCTGGTACGACAACGAGTGGGGCTACAGCACCCGGGTCGTCGACCTGGTGGCACGCCTCGCGCAGTTCTGATCCACCGTCCCGTGTCCGGGACCGACCGAACCCCCGCAGGAGGCGAGCGTGAAGGTCTCGTGTCTGAAGGTCGCCGACATCGAACTGCCCCGTGAGTTGAGCGGGCTGTACGATCTGGCCTACAACTTCTGGTGGTCGTGGAGTCACCGCGCCCGGCGTCTGTTCAACACCATCGATCCGGTGGGGTGGTCGGAGTACCACAATCCGGTACAGATGCTGATCAACGTGGACGCGGTGCAGTGGGAGAACCTCCTGCAGAGCGACACCTTCATGGCCAGTTACTACTCGGTGATCAAGGAGTTCGAGGAGTACGTCGATCCCGAAGCCGACACGTGGTACCGCCGTCACTACGGCGGGCCCACGGGTGGGCCGATCGCGTACTTCTCGAGCGAATACGGTCTGCACGAGTGCTTCAACATCTACTCCGGCGGACTCGGGGTGCTCAGCGGTGACCACTGCAAGAGCGCCAGCGATCTCGGCCTGCCGTTCGTGGCGGTGGGGTTGCTGTACCGGCGGGGCTACTTCCGCCAGGCGGTCGACGCCGACGGCCGGCAGCAGCACATGTACCCGAAGTACGACTTCAGCCGGTTGCCGGTCCGCCCGGTGGCCGGCGCGACCCAACGTCCGGTGATCATCGACGTCGACATGCCCGGGCGCCGGGTCTTCGCCAAGGTCTGGGTGGCGCAGGTGGGCCGGATCCCGCTGCTGCTGCTCGACACCGACATCCCGCAGAACGACCCGGCCGATCGGCCGATCAGCGGGCTGTTGTACGTGCGCGGCCGCGAGATGCGTCTGGCCCAGGAGATCCTCCTGGGCGTGGGCGGCGCGCGGGCCCTGCGCGAACTCGAACTCGTGCCGTCGGTGTGGCACCTCAACGAGGGTCACAGCGCATTTCTGCAGCTCGAGCGCATGGTCCGGATGTCGGAGGCCGACAAGGGACCGAAGCCCGAGCACCTCGAGGAGATCCGGGCCACGTCCGTGTTCACGACCCACACCCCGGTGCCCGCGGGCAACGAGCAGTTCGATCCGAACCTCGTGCGCAAGTACCTGCGCGGGTGGGTCGATCGCCACGGCCTCGATCTGGACAAGGTCATCGCCATGGGCAAGGCCGAGCCCGAGGGGTCGCACCAGACGGCCTTCAATCTCACGGCGATGGCGATCCGGACCGCCGACCGGACCAACGGCGTGAGCAAGCTGCACGGACACGTGAGCAGTGAGATGTGGCGGCATCTCTATCCGGGGATCCCCGACGACGCCGATCCGGTCGCGTCGATCACCAACGGCATCCACACGCAGACCTGGCTCGGCAGCGAGATGCTCGAGGTCTTCAATCGTCATCTGGGTCTGAACTGGATGGAGCGGGTGGACCTGGACGCCGATCTCGCCGTGGTGCGGGACATCGACGACGAGGAGATCTGGCAGGCGCATCAGACGCAGAAGGAACGTTTGGCCCGTTTCGTCCGCGTGCGCATGCGCGAGCAGTTCGCGCGGCACGGCTGCTCGAGCGACGAGCTGCGCGAGATCAGCGAGCAGTTCC
The sequence above is a segment of the Candidatus Krumholzibacteriia bacterium genome. Coding sequences within it:
- a CDS encoding sodium-coupled permease — its product is MQSLHPADATVLLGYVAVVLGLGWWAQRRQSDQTDFFLGGRRLPWPLVGVSILATAFSATSLLGGPGEAISFGLLWLQLQLGDLLAILVVVTVFVPALRGRALTTAYEFLEERFDRRVRVLASVLFQLQVVLRAGVLVYGPALALSTLTGFS
- a CDS encoding type I glyceraldehyde-3-phosphate dehydrogenase codes for the protein MTVRVGIMGFGRIGRNIFRILHSREDIEVVAICDIADPKGLEYLLKFDTVHGRFREPVRVEGQAMYAKGRQIKMITAREPGEVDWSSLGVDVVVESTGKYRTREMLQRHLDKGARHVILTVPPQKGEQLDALVVSGVNDHVIKSGVRMISAASCTINALAPVMQILDGNFGIDHAFVTSVHAYTNDQRLADVPGKDLRRSRAAAENIIPTDTYSPVAIGSIVPALESKLTGIALNVPVPDGSCLDLTCRMERSVTREEVNEVLRSAALTRYQSILEYSEDPLVSSDVIGNSHSGIIDGLATMVMDGDLVKNIIWYDNGWGYATRVVELMIRLRDLTEAHTTAN
- the gap gene encoding type I glyceraldehyde-3-phosphate dehydrogenase, whose protein sequence is MLNVGINGFGRIGRSVYRILSQRDDMNVVVINDIAPNESLAYLFKYDTVMGTYPGDVHIEGDELHAGHQKTQMTEIRDPAELPWKEKGVDVVVESTGIFRDRAGIEKHLRAGAGKVVLTVPAKDEIDATVVLGVNDDDLKAEHRIISNASCTTNCLAPVAKVLQDNWGIVKGMMTTVHAYTNDQRLADVPHKDLRRSRAAAENIIPTTTGAAKAVGKVLPALQGKLDGMAMRVPVPDGSVVDLIVVLEKNPTVDAINDAMRAAAEGPMAAILQYNTEAVVSSDIIGNSHSSIFDAMSTQVSGHNMARVLSWYDNEWGYSTRVVDLVARLAQF
- the glgP gene encoding alpha-glucan family phosphorylase; its protein translation is MKVSCLKVADIELPRELSGLYDLAYNFWWSWSHRARRLFNTIDPVGWSEYHNPVQMLINVDAVQWENLLQSDTFMASYYSVIKEFEEYVDPEADTWYRRHYGGPTGGPIAYFSSEYGLHECFNIYSGGLGVLSGDHCKSASDLGLPFVAVGLLYRRGYFRQAVDADGRQQHMYPKYDFSRLPVRPVAGATQRPVIIDVDMPGRRVFAKVWVAQVGRIPLLLLDTDIPQNDPADRPISGLLYVRGREMRLAQEILLGVGGARALRELELVPSVWHLNEGHSAFLQLERMVRMSEADKGPKPEHLEEIRATSVFTTHTPVPAGNEQFDPNLVRKYLRGWVDRHGLDLDKVIAMGKAEPEGSHQTAFNLTAMAIRTADRTNGVSKLHGHVSSEMWRHLYPGIPDDADPVASITNGIHTQTWLGSEMLEVFNRHLGLNWMERVDLDADLAVVRDIDDEEIWQAHQTQKERLARFVRVRMREQFARHGCSSDELREISEQFRPDRLTIGFARRFATYKRADLLFRDLHRVRALVADRDRPVQIVIAGKAHPADHPGQELIQHIYQLSQSSSLRGRIFFLEDYDMRVGRVLVQGVDVWLNTPRRPMEASGTSGQKAAANGSLNLSILDGWWPEAYDGENGFAIGEPRDYDDPEIHDREDALALYEVLEQNVVPTYYDRDENDVPRRWVEMMKNAIAYCLPHFSTGRMVRDYALKTYRPVIESSEQRQSTV